The following are encoded together in the Coffea arabica cultivar ET-39 chromosome 1c, Coffea Arabica ET-39 HiFi, whole genome shotgun sequence genome:
- the LOC113741143 gene encoding ankyrin repeat-containing protein BDA1-like, producing MEQTLDVAAQENNIDAFYGLLGQAPYILDHIDAIPFVQTHLHTAASAGLTHLASEVLRLKPSLGKKLNLDGLSALDLALRGGHTQTVRGLIKHDPQLIRVKGKRGITPLHYVAEAEDRADLLAEFLYRCPKSIEDLTIAGESAVHIAVNNSNLRGFKVLLGWMEETGNKHILEWEDENGNTVLHLAASSRNNIEAARLIIKQRTFRRAINCCNMAGLTALDIALGHPNAEENGSTAKALCAAGAKRSSSHSKTINLADYCALIPARSWLGYFSAPNSRLVKVPNPRNPSINSMSSETRSALLVVAVLIATATYQAILNPPGGLVSGSTDISTNSTSNSTHAGYGDPQFWAGRTQAGGPPFIIFIAFNSVLFVLSLFTIYFLVEADDTWGKFPETALAYFGLCYAISLAIITPDLVSVVAGVVGMLLVVYWGFWKYCQREICVMQFDK from the exons ATGGAGCAAACCTTGGACGTGGCTGCTCAAGAAAACAACATCGATGCCTTTTATGGATTACTCGGGCAGGCTCCATACATTTTAGATCACATAGATGCAATCCCATTTGTGCAGACACATTTACACACTGCTGCATCTGCCGGCTTAACTCACTTAGCAAGTGAAGTCCTTCGCTTGAAGCCTTCGCTTGGTAAGAAGCTCAACCTTGATGGTTTAAGTGCACTGGATCTCGCGTTGCGCGGTGGACATACTCAAACTGTAAGAGGGCTCATCAAGCATGACCCTCAGCTCATTCGtgtcaaaggaaaaagaggcatTACCCCCTTGCACTATGTTGCTGAAGCAGAGGATAGAGCTGATCTCCTGGCTGAGTTTTTGTACAGGTGCCCAAAATCCATTGAAGACTTGACAATTGCAGGAGAGAGTGCTGTTCATATTGCTGTTAACAACAGCAACTTGAGAGGCTTCAAGGTACTACTAGGTTGGATGGAAGAAACTGGCAACAAACACATATTGGAATGGGAAGATGAGAATGGCAATACGGTCTTACACCTTGCAGCATCCAGCAGAAACAATATTGAG GCCGCGAGATTAATTATTAAGCAACGGACGTTTAGGAGGGCTATCAACTGTTGCAACATGGCGGGTTTAACTGCACTTGATATTGCTTTAGGACATCCAAATGCAGAAGAGAATGGAAGTACTGCAAAAGCTTTGTGTGCTGCAGGTGCAAAAAGATCATCATCCCATTCAAAAACTATAAATTTAGCTGATTATTGTGCTTTGATTCCGGCGAGATCATGGCTGGGATATTTTTCTGCGCCAAATTCCAGATTGGTTAAAGTGCCAAATCCTAGAAATCCTAGCATTAATTCCATGTCTAGCGAGACACGCAGCGCGTTGCTTGTGGTGGCCGTGCTAATCGCAACAGCAACCTATCAAGCTATTTTAAACCCACCTGGAGGACTAGTTTCTGGAAGTACTGATATAAGCACCAACTCAACTTCAAACAGCACACATGCAGGGTACGGGGATCCGCAATTTTGGGCAGGAAGAACCCAAGCGGGGGGACCTCCTTTCATAATTTTTATAGCGTTTAACTCAGTCCTTTTTGTGTTGTCACTCTTCACCATTTATTTTCTAGTTGAAGCAGATGACACTTGGGGTAAATTCCCGGAAACGGCATTAGCGTATTTTGGTTTATGCTATGCAATTTCACTGGCGATAATAACACCAGATCTAGTATCGGTAGTCGCTGGCGTCGTAGGAATGCTCTTAGTGGTCTACTGGGGATTTTGGAAGTATTGTCAGCGAGAAATATGCGTAATGCAATTCGACAAATAA